GGCTCTTTTCGACGGCGGGGCGATTCCGGCAGCACAACGTGATGAAGCGACGGATCGGCTTCGTTTGGCGCGTGCGGACCTCGATCGCGTGCTTGCGCAACGCGCGGAAGCAACGCGAGGAATCGATGTGGCGGCCGGCGGGGCCGAGCAGCGACGAGTCGCCATGGTTCGCGCAACGCTGCTCGCGCCGTTCGATGGGTTGATCACGCGACGATTGCGAGAGCCTGGAGACACGGTTGCCATTGGAACGACCGTGCTCCGCATCGTCGATACGGATCGCGTGCACGTGAATGCGGCCATCGATGAAACGGTATTGCCTCAGCTCGCATTGGATCAGCGCGCAATCATTACGTTTCCGGGTACCAAAGAACCACTCCATGGAAAGGTCACGCGAATCGGGTGGGAGGCGGACAGACAAACCCATGAGCTCATCGTCGAAGTCACGCCCGAGCGGCTCGAGCGGCGCGTAGCCATTGGCCAGCGGGCCGACATACGCATCGAGCTCGGGCGCCGGGAAAACAGCCTCCGCATTCCCATTCGAATGGTTCATCATGACGAACAGGGTGCCTATGTTTACACGAGTCGCGGTGGCAAGATTGCGCTCGTTCGGCCAAAGTTCGGTATTTCGGGCAGCGAAGACGTCGAAGTGCTCGAAGGGTTGTCGGAAGGCGATGCGGTTTTCGGCGCATCACGGGCGGGCGTGACCCTTCCGGTTGGCCGACGCTGGGAGGCTCCATGAACCTCGCAATGCGCGACGTTCGGAGGCACCTGGCGCGTTTCATTGGTACGGCCGCGGGTTTGGCACTTTTGCTCACCGTGGTCATCGCAATGCAGGGCATATATGCGGGAATGGTGGACGACGCGACCATTTTGACGCGCGCCATGAACGCCAATCTTTGGCTCGTGCAA
This window of the Polyangiaceae bacterium genome carries:
- a CDS encoding efflux RND transporter periplasmic adaptor subunit translates to MAAPAWLRRTFDIARRSFWGVVLVGVVFAIAWFRLLSPVKVELARVERGTIIQEAFGRGTIESEREAGVGFDMIGRLSDVLVDEGARVTLGQEIARLETNQAEADLRSAQTGLAAARSSLQRIAAEEERARTLLATADREAARTKALFDGGAIPAAQRDEATDRLRLARADLDRVLAQRAEATRGIDVAAGGAEQRRVAMVRATLLAPFDGLITRRLREPGDTVAIGTTVLRIVDTDRVHVNAAIDETVLPQLALDQRAIITFPGTKEPLHGKVTRIGWEADRQTHELIVEVTPERLERRVAIGQRADIRIELGRRENSLRIPIRMVHHDEQGAYVYTSRGGKIALVRPKFGISGSEDVEVLEGLSEGDAVFGASRAGVTLPVGRRWEAP